Genomic segment of Kibdelosporangium phytohabitans:
CTTCATCGCGGCGAGGATGATCAGCGCGTTGTACCCGGTCCAGCGCCAGTTGACCATGATCGCGATGGCGATGTGGCTGGCGAACCGGTTGGCCTGCCAGTCCACCCGGTCGAGGCCGAACAGCTCGAACACCGAGTTGACCAGGCCGTAGTGGGGGCCGAACAGGTTGGCGAAGATGATCCCGATGGCCACGAGCGACGCCGCGTACGGCAGCAACACGCCCACCCGCCACGCCGTCGGCAGCCGCAACCGTGCGTTCAGCAACGCCGCCAGCAGCACAGCGATCACGACCTGCGGCCCGCTGGAGAGCAGGAAGATGCTCACGGTGTTGGTGAGCGTCTTGTAGAACTGGTCGTCGCCGAACAGCTCGACGTAGTTCCCGAACCCGATGAACTCCGGGTGGTCGGCGCCGAGCTCCCAGTCGAACATCGAGACGTACCCGGTGTACAGCAACGGGAACAGCCCGACGACGCCGAACACGAGGAAAAATGGGGCGATGTAGAGGTACGGGGATGCTTTGACGTCCCACCGCGAGAACCGGTCCCGCCACGGTGGCGAACGCCGCGGCGGGACGACCGGTTTGTCTGCTGTGGACGGTGCGGGGCGCGCCGCCGTCTGTGACATCGCTACCTGACCAGCTTCTTCGCGCCGTCGACCGCCTGCTTCCAGCCGTCGTCCGGCGACGCGCCCTGTTCGACGGCCGCCAGCGCCGGGCTGGTCACGTTCTCCTGGATCTGGCCGTCGCGCGGTCCCTTGTACTGCGCCTTGGTGACCTTCTTGGCCTGGGTGGCGAACAGTTCGCCGACCTTGGTGGTGCCGAAGTAGTCGTTGGTGAACGACAACAGCTCGGCGGACTCGATCGCCCTGACCTGGCTGGGGAAGTTGCCGGTCGACTTGAACGCCTTGAGCTGCTGCTCCGGTGCTGTGAGCCACGCGGCGAGCTCAGCGGCTTCCTTCGGGTGTTTGCTCTGCTTGGGAACGGTGAGGTAGGAGCCGCCCCAGTTGCCGCCGCCCTCCGGGAATGCTTCCACGACCGCCCACTTGCCCGCGTTCTCGGGGCCTGCCTGTGCCTTGATCACGCCGAGCATCCAGGACGGGCACGTTTTCGTGGCGAACGCGCCCTGTTTGAACCCGCTGTTCCACTCGTTGGAGAACGCCGTCAGCTTCGCGGTCTGGCCGCGCTTGGCCGCCGCAGTCACCTTCTCCCAGCTCTGCCTGATCTTCGGGTTGGACTCGATGGCCAGGCTGTCGTCCTGGTTGATGTACCCGGTGTCGAGCTGGTTGACCATGGCGTTGAAGATCTGCGACGACGAGTCGAACCACGCCTTGCCGGTCGCCTGGGTGTACCGGTCGCCCGCGGCGAAGTACGAATCCCAGGTGGCGAGCATCGTCTTGAGCGAGACGTCGTCGGTCGGCATGTCGGCCGCCTGCAACAGGTCGGTGCGCACGCACACGGCCAGCGGGCCGATGTCGGTGCCGTAGCCGATCAGCTTGCCGCCCTTGGCCTTGCCCGCCTCGTACTTCCACGGCAGCCAGCGGTCCTCGAGGTCCTTCGGGCCGATCTCGCCGAGGTCGTTGAACTTGTCGGCCTTGTCGATGAACGTGGAGATGTGGCCCTCTTCCAGCGCCTGCACGTCGGAAAGGCCTGAACCGGCGCTGAGCTTGGTGAGCATCTCCTGGTGGTACGGGCCGCCCTGGCCGGTCTTGCGGTGGGCGATCCTGATCCCCGGGTGCGCTGCCTCGTACTGCTTGATCAGGTCCTCGTAGCCGAATTCGGTGAACGTGGCGATCGTCAGCTCGATCGGCCCGCTCGCGCTCGGTGCCTGGCCGGACGGTGTTTCGCCGGACCCGCCGCACGCGGCCACCCCGGTGACCAGTGCCAAGGCGGCGGTGCTGCTGAGAATTCTTCGCACTTCATGCCCCTCGTTGGACGGCGTTCTGGGAGCGCTCCCAGATGTGTGGCGAGTGTGTCCTCCCGCTACGAAGGATGTCAAGGTCGCGGGACCCGGGAGCGTTCCCATGGCGTGCGGGGCCAGGCAGGTCATAGGCTGGGCGGTGGAGACAGGAGGACGGGGTGGGATTACCGGATCAAGGCGGGCGGCCGACGTTGGAGGACGTCGCGGCCTACGCGGGGGTGTCACGTTCGACGGCATCCCGTGCGTTGAACGAGGAGACCTACGTCAGCCCCCAGGCCAGGCAGGCCGTGCGGGCGGCGGTTCGAGACCTCGGCTATTCGCCGAACCAGGCGGCCCGGTCGCTGGTGACGAAAAGGACCGGCGGCGTGGCTCTCGTGCTGTCCGAACCGGAGTCGATGGTCCTCGACGACCCGTACTACCTGGTCGCGATGCGGGCGGCGTTCCGCGAGCTCGCCAACCGCGGCAGCCAGATGCTGGTGATGTTCGTCGACAACAAAGAGGACATCCCCCGGACGATGAAGTTCCTCGACGGCGGGCACGTCGACGGCGTGCTGGTCTTCGCGCCGCACATCGGTGACCCGCTCGCGACGGCGCTGCGGCTGCTGCGCGTCCCGGTGGTCTTCGGTGGCTCGTCGGTCGCCAACGGCAAAGGCCTGTACACAGTGGACTACGACAACACCTCGGGCGCGAAGCTCGCGGTGGAATACCTGCTGGCACGGGGTCGCAGGCGGATCGTGACCGTGAGCGGCCCGCGGGACCAGCGATCGGCACGAGACCGGCTCGCCGGGTGGCGGGAAACCATGGCGGCGGCGGGGCTGGCGTGGGAGGGCCTGGCAGAGGCCGCGGACTTCACCCAGACGGGCGGGGACATCGCGATGCAGCGCCTGCTCGACCGTGTTCCCGACCTCGACGCTGTCTTCGCGGCCAGCGACCCGATGGCCGCGGGCGCGATGCGGGCACTGCACTCGGCAGGCAGACGAGTCCCCGACGACGTCGCGGTGATCGGCTTCGACGACAACCCCCGCGTGGCGCCGTTGCTCGACCCGCCGTTGACCTCCGTGCACCAGGACCCCGGCGAGCAGGTCCGGGAGATGATCGAGATGTTGCTCAGGTTGCTGTCGGGAGAGCAGCCTCCGCAGCGGCACCTGGTCCTCCCCGTCTCACTGACCACAAGGCAGTCGGCCTAGTCAGTGGTGCGGATCATCCGTCACTGCCTGGAGGTGAAGAGGTTGCCGAGTCCTGTGGCCGGTGGCGCCGAACATGCCGGCGCCGGTGAGGACTCGGCCGACCGTGAACCGACGCCTTACAGCGGCGGGTAGGCGTTGCGCAGCAACTCGCGGAACTGCGCGGAGGACCAGTGGCCGGACAGCGGGGCGTCAGGCAGCGAACCTGTCAGGTTGTTGTTGTTACGCGGGTGCCGGTGTACGCCGGGCCGCACATCCGGTCGAAGCCCTTGCCCTCGTTGTTCGGGATCTCCTTGCTCGACCCGTCGGACTCGCCCGGCGGCTTGATCCAGGCGTACGCGTCGATCCCGTTCTCCGGCACCGCTTTCGGCCGTTCACCGAGTCCCGCACCGGACTGGTTGCACCAGTTGCCGAGGTGGATCCGGCGATCCACCCGCCCACCGTTGACGTAGGCGTCCACAGTGGTGCCGGGGCCAGGCCCGGCCGGTCGCGCCGATCCGCCCCACCCGTTGCGGGAGGTGTCGATCAACATGCCCACACCCGAAGGGAAACCCGCGCGGACGGCCTCGTCCCGGAATGCTGTGGCGCGGGAGAGTTCGTCGGTGTAACGGTTCCAGTCGACCCACTTCGACTGGCGCACCGACGTGCCGTTGACCGTGTCGTTGATGGTGAAGTGCGGCTCGCGCAGCGCGCTGTAGTTGGCCGTGTTGGCGATGAACCCGTGCACGTTGTCCACAGAGCTGCCTGACGCCCTGGCCGCCTGGGCGAACAGTCGGCGCCGGCGTACGGGTTGTCCACCTTGGACCCGCTGCCCGGCGGGGGAGTGGTGCCGTCACAGGTGACGCCGTTCAGGTTGAACGACACCGGTTTGCCGTTGGTGCCGGAGAAGGTCCCTTTGAAACCGGGCGACACGCTCGCGCCGGTCGGCACGGACCCGTTCCAGGCCGTGTCGCGTGCGGTCACGCCCTTGCCCTGGTGGGTGAACTCGGCGTTCCAGCCTTGCCGGACCTGTTGGTCACCAGGGAATTCCCATTCGAGGGTCCAGCCGCCGGACACAGGATCGCCGAGGTTGGTGACCGTCACGGTGGCACCGAAACCGGTGCTCCACTGGTTGGTGATGGTGTAGTCGACCTTGCACCCGGGTGCCGCGCTTGCGGCGGGTGCGGTCAGCGCGGCGGCGGTTACCGCCATCGGCAGGGTTGTCACACCCAGCGCTGCGTGGAGCCCTCACGCATCGCCTCCTTGCGTGCAGAGCCAGAATCTGGGAGCGCTCCCAGCAAACGGTAGCCGTACCGGTATCCGCGGTCCCGGGCATTGCCCACTGTCGAACAGTCCCAGCTCGTAGTGGACGGTGTGTGCCACTCCCTCGCCGAGCGGCTCGACGACCTGCCACCGGAGGACACGCTCGAGCAGATGTGCGCGGCGGCAGACCGGGACCGAGCCGACGCGGTTCGCGCCGACCTCGTGCGTGACTCACAGCTGCTCGGGAACGCCGCGCTTGTGGTGCTGCCGGCTGCCTGGGCGGACGAGGACGAACAGGACCGGCTCCGCGCGGTGCTGACCGAAACCAAGGGCGAACTGCCCGTGGTCGAGATCGGGATCATCGCGGTCACGGTCATGTACGGCGTGTACCTGCTGGCCACCCGCGGCATCAAGAGGTACGGGAAAACCACGACCCACAAGCCCGACGGCACGTTCGTGGAGAAGGAAAAGATCGAGTACGTCAACCCGGCCGGTGCGCTCAGCGCGATCGTCAACCTCTTGCGGCAGAACAACCAATGACGACCACGGTCACCTGTGCACTCCGAAGTGCGCAGGTGACCGTGGTGTCGTCACTGGCTCACGCGGTGATCGGCACGGAGGCGACGTGCGGGTCCTGACCGGGAGCCACGGTGCAGGTCAGTGGCAACTGGCCGGCGCTGGAACCGTCGGCCTTGAACCCGTCGACACGGCCGTTGAGTCCCTGTCCCGCGGCGACGTTGACTGTGCCGGGCTGGCGGAAGATGAGGCTTGGCGTGTCGGGTGAGATCGTGCCGGTCATCGGTCCGGTGGGCGGCACCGCGATCGGTGCGACGGTGCCCGGGATGCCGATTGTCAGCCGGGTGCCTTCGAAGTCCACGTCCACGTCCGCTCTGCCGCTGCCGCCGACGGAGGCCACCTCGCGTGACCGCAGCTCGTTCGTGATCGTGTCGTTGAGCGCGGCGTTGATCTTCAGGTTCGTGATCC
This window contains:
- a CDS encoding LacI family DNA-binding transcriptional regulator, whose product is MGLPDQGGRPTLEDVAAYAGVSRSTASRALNEETYVSPQARQAVRAAVRDLGYSPNQAARSLVTKRTGGVALVLSEPESMVLDDPYYLVAMRAAFRELANRGSQMLVMFVDNKEDIPRTMKFLDGGHVDGVLVFAPHIGDPLATALRLLRVPVVFGGSSVANGKGLYTVDYDNTSGAKLAVEYLLARGRRRIVTVSGPRDQRSARDRLAGWRETMAAAGLAWEGLAEAADFTQTGGDIAMQRLLDRVPDLDAVFAASDPMAAGAMRALHSAGRRVPDDVAVIGFDDNPRVAPLLDPPLTSVHQDPGEQVREMIEMLLRLLSGEQPPQRHLVLPVSLTTRQSA
- a CDS encoding glycoside hydrolase family 6 protein — encoded protein: MDNVHGFIANTANYSALREPHFTINDTVNGTSVRQSKWVDWNRYTDELSRATAFRDEAVRAGFPSGVGMLIDTSRNGWGGSARPAGPGPGTTVDAYVNGGRVDRRIHLGNWCNQSGAGLGERPKAVPENGIDAYAWIKPPGESDGSSKEIPNNEGKGFDRMCGPAYTGTRVTTTT
- a CDS encoding carbohydrate ABC transporter permease is translated as MSQTAARPAPSTADKPVVPPRRSPPWRDRFSRWDVKASPYLYIAPFFLVFGVVGLFPLLYTGYVSMFDWELGADHPEFIGFGNYVELFGDDQFYKTLTNTVSIFLLSSGPQVVIAVLLAALLNARLRLPTAWRVGVLLPYAASLVAIGIIFANLFGPHYGLVNSVFELFGLDRVDWQANRFASHIAIAIMVNWRWTGYNALIILAAMKAIPQQVHEAAVVDGASPVRRFFAITLPLLRPTLIFVVVTSTIGGLQIFTEPKLFDAMPGSNNGGSTNQFQTVTLYMYQTAFESQHFGYASAMAWVLFLVILVVASLNFLLTRRLAR
- a CDS encoding extracellular solute-binding protein — protein: MRRILSSTAALALVTGVAACGGSGETPSGQAPSASGPIELTIATFTEFGYEDLIKQYEAAHPGIRIAHRKTGQGGPYHQEMLTKLSAGSGLSDVQALEEGHISTFIDKADKFNDLGEIGPKDLEDRWLPWKYEAGKAKGGKLIGYGTDIGPLAVCVRTDLLQAADMPTDDVSLKTMLATWDSYFAAGDRYTQATGKAWFDSSSQIFNAMVNQLDTGYINQDDSLAIESNPKIRQSWEKVTAAAKRGQTAKLTAFSNEWNSGFKQGAFATKTCPSWMLGVIKAQAGPENAGKWAVVEAFPEGGGNWGGSYLTVPKQSKHPKEAAELAAWLTAPEQQLKAFKSTGNFPSQVRAIESAELLSFTNDYFGTTKVGELFATQAKKVTKAQYKGPRDGQIQENVTSPALAAVEQGASPDDGWKQAVDGAKKLVR